Part of the Zea mays cultivar B73 chromosome 4, Zm-B73-REFERENCE-NAM-5.0, whole genome shotgun sequence genome is shown below.
ATCTAGTTTTGTGCTGCTACATACAGTGCTTTCTATAGGGGGAGAATGCTCACTTATATGTTATATAAGCATATATTCTAATCATCCAAACCTTTATGTGAAAGCAATTGCTTGGTTCGTTTTGGTAGCTTAAGTTGAAAGGAAATCATTGTGCAATGAAACAGCAGGTTTtgtaaacataaaaccatacatctaAAAAGGCAGCGAGTCTTGTGAAACAACACATTATAATAATGAAAAATACTTTCACGTCAATTACAACGAGTCTTGTGAAGTTGATTATCGTTATGTGGTTTTGATTTTCCGTATTCTTTCCAGCAAGttatttgatttgtgtcttgcttGCTCCGGATGATGACAGGAAAATGGAGGAGCATAAACCAAAGGAGCAGAGGCCCAAGGCTAACGAGAACAAGCCTGTGATGAACGAATGAATATCTCCAGAAGCTTTGTTCAATGTGCAACCAAGTCCGATGTCCGTTTGCTCTGGTCAGCTTAAAACCAACGCTTCCAATAATCCTATATTGGTGACTTAGTTTCCCCTTATAGTGTTATTTGCTCGGCTTGAACATGGCAACGGAAATGAAACTTGAACTACCTATGGTACTGTCATCAATTTGAGACTCCCATGGTTGACAACTTTTGTGCAGCTCTCCTGTTACAGCCGTCGTGGTTGGTACAGAATTGTGGGATGCGTCATGTTTTCATGCTTGCTTGCTTCACATTCTTGCCCTATTGTAATGATTGAGCAAGCAGTATCTACTGTAGGTCATAGGACGGATCTTCGGCCGTTGCATAGCATCGAAATCCGTAGCTCTGTTTGTTGCATGGAGTCATCGTCATGGTC
Proteins encoded:
- the LOC100278953 gene encoding Wound-induced basic protein-like codes for the protein MIYDVNSPLFRSFLSQKGGADKRKMEEHKPKEQRPKANENKPVMNE